A genomic window from Fibrobacterota bacterium includes:
- a CDS encoding NUDIX domain-containing protein — MPNTSQRDVRDLFQKGLFHHHYANTAYPLTPRSFQSFRVDDRAARERLLAADWESCDTLALYTHIPFCKVRCRFCEYAVLSGDDAEMEEAYVQLLLKEIAMYGKIVGSTKKVVGYDIGGGTPSKLSLSNLRAITTAVRDTFDVPDSVVFSAETTPVIAANEPEKIQGLFEMGYRRISMGIQTVSEKLLNELGREGATQIYERAIANIRLAGFRKVNIDLMYGFLHQDLEDFEITLRYAISLGPDFITLYRNRYKGTKIESEAGGVSIYKVIQQYRLAHKLLNENGFLGNPGKNTFSRVPGDWGTSDYLTERVIKGTPYLGMGLGAQSFGRNYLAYNEGAASKKLDRYRARVEEGVLPIQDCYALDQEEAIAKMVSVAFYFGFVDFAAFKARFDADFRELFPSETEFVIEQGLMELRDGGIWLTDRGADYINGIIPLFHSRRSKRELDDLVKRSAKPDGEKTFLGTYSMADYERPSVAADVVLLSREASTAKQRVLLIRRGEHPYMNDWALPGGFVKPGESVEQAASRELLEEAGVEGVALTSLGVFSQPGRDPRGWIISCAFVGRIEGPAPRLEFGEDAIDARWFNVDWREGSDGRFALSLHSDSLVLGATLEGDKAGGFLQTGDDGIAFDHAQILAKALQTT, encoded by the coding sequence ATGCCCAACACCTCGCAACGCGACGTCCGCGACCTCTTCCAAAAAGGCCTGTTCCACCACCACTACGCCAACACCGCGTACCCTCTCACGCCCAGGTCCTTCCAGTCGTTTCGGGTGGACGATCGCGCCGCGCGCGAACGACTGTTGGCCGCCGATTGGGAAAGCTGCGATACGTTGGCGCTCTACACGCACATCCCCTTCTGCAAGGTGCGGTGCCGCTTTTGCGAATACGCGGTGCTCTCCGGCGACGATGCCGAAATGGAAGAGGCGTACGTGCAGCTCCTGCTGAAGGAGATCGCGATGTACGGGAAGATCGTGGGAAGCACCAAGAAGGTGGTGGGCTACGACATCGGCGGCGGCACCCCCAGCAAGCTGAGCCTGTCCAACCTGCGCGCCATCACCACGGCCGTGCGGGACACCTTCGACGTTCCCGATTCCGTGGTCTTCAGCGCGGAGACAACTCCTGTCATCGCCGCCAACGAACCCGAGAAGATCCAAGGCCTGTTCGAGATGGGCTACCGGCGCATCAGCATGGGCATCCAGACCGTTTCCGAAAAGCTCCTGAACGAACTGGGGCGCGAAGGGGCCACGCAGATCTACGAACGGGCCATCGCCAACATCCGGCTCGCCGGATTCCGGAAGGTGAACATCGACCTGATGTACGGATTCCTCCACCAGGATCTGGAGGATTTCGAGATCACATTGCGCTACGCCATCTCGCTGGGGCCCGATTTCATCACCCTCTACCGCAACCGCTACAAAGGCACCAAGATCGAGAGCGAAGCCGGTGGCGTGTCCATCTACAAGGTGATCCAGCAGTACCGGTTGGCCCACAAGCTCCTGAACGAAAACGGTTTTCTGGGCAACCCCGGCAAGAACACCTTCAGCCGCGTCCCTGGCGACTGGGGCACAAGCGACTATCTCACCGAGCGCGTGATCAAGGGCACTCCGTACCTGGGCATGGGCCTGGGCGCCCAATCCTTCGGGCGCAACTACCTGGCCTACAACGAGGGCGCCGCATCCAAGAAGCTGGACCGCTACCGCGCTCGCGTGGAAGAAGGCGTGCTGCCCATCCAGGACTGCTACGCGTTGGACCAGGAAGAGGCCATCGCCAAGATGGTCTCGGTGGCCTTCTACTTCGGGTTCGTGGATTTCGCCGCCTTCAAGGCCCGATTCGACGCCGACTTCCGGGAGTTGTTCCCATCGGAGACGGAATTTGTGATCGAACAAGGCCTGATGGAGCTGCGCGACGGCGGCATCTGGCTGACCGACCGCGGCGCCGACTACATCAACGGGATCATCCCGCTGTTCCACTCGCGCCGTTCCAAGCGGGAGCTGGACGACCTGGTCAAGCGAAGCGCCAAGCCCGATGGCGAAAAGACGTTTCTTGGCACCTACTCGATGGCCGACTACGAACGCCCTTCGGTTGCCGCCGACGTGGTGCTCCTTTCGCGCGAGGCATCCACCGCCAAGCAGCGCGTCTTGTTGATCCGGCGAGGCGAACATCCCTACATGAACGACTGGGCCTTGCCCGGTGGCTTCGTGAAGCCGGGAGAATCCGTGGAGCAAGCCGCCTCTCGCGAGCTTTTGGAAGAGGCTGGAGTGGAAGGCGTCGCGTTGACCTCGCTGGGGGTGTTCAGCCAGCCCGGACGAGATCCGCGCGGGTGGATCATTTCCTGTGCGTTCGTGGGAAGGATCGAGGGCCCGGCGCCACGCTTGGAATTCGGCGAAGACGCCATCGACGCGCGCTGGTTCAATGTGGATTGGAGGGAAGGGTCGGATGGACGGTTCGCTCTCTCCTTGCACTCTGATTCCCTTGTACTCGGTGCCACGCTGGAAGGCGACAAGGCCGGGGGATTCCTCCAGACCGGCGATGACGGCATCGCTTTCGATCACGCACAGATTTTGGCAAAGGCGTTGCAAACGACCTGA